Proteins encoded by one window of Bubalus bubalis isolate 160015118507 breed Murrah chromosome 4, NDDB_SH_1, whole genome shotgun sequence:
- the PMCH gene encoding pro-MCH yields MAKMSFSSYVLILTFSLLSQGISHSASKSISNLEDDMVFKTLRLGKAFQKEDTAEKSIVVPSLEQYKNDDSSFMNDEENKNSKNAGSKHNFLNHGLPLNLAIKPYLALKGSVAFPAENEVQNTESTQEKREIGDEENSAKFPIGRRDFDMLRCMLGRVYRPCWQV; encoded by the exons ATGGCAAAAATGAGTTTCTCTTCCTACGTATTAATACtaactttttctttgctttctcaagGCATTTCACATTCAGCATCCAAATCGATAAGCAATTTAGAAGATGACATGGTATTTAAAACGTTGAGGCTGGGGAAAGCCTTTCAGAAGGAAGATACTGCAGAAAAATCAATTGTTGTTCCTTCCCTGGAGCAATATAAAAATGATGATAGCAGTTTCATGaatgatgaagaaaacaaaaattcaaag AATGCAGGTTCCAAACATAATTTCTTAAATCATGGCCTGCCACTGAATCTGGCTATAAAACCTTATCTTGCACTAAAAGGATCTGTAGCTTTTCCAGCTGAGAATGAAGTTCAAAATACTGAATCAacacaagaaaaaagagaaattgggGATGAAGAAAACTCAGCTAAATTTCCTATAGGAAGGAGAGATTTTGACA tgcttAGGTGTATGCTGGGAAGAGTCTATCGACCTTGTTGGCAAGTCTGA